CTGTTATGCATTACATTATAGTATGGAATATTGAATCGCTCACAAATTCTCTGTGGATGTACTAGATCAATGTGCCTCGGCTTTACTCTTAGTATTGATTCTGTCAAATTTAGTTCAACAAAATCACTGGCTAGGACACATTTAACATCTATATTTTCGAGTAATAATCTAAATAAAAAGTCCTGTGTTTTTTTATGAGGAAAATTATACGCAAATACTGCTATATTCATATTTCTTTCTCCCACTTTTTATCTTCTAAATTTTTATATCGGATTTCAACAATATTCCCGTATTTCGATTTATAAGTATCTAAAATAAAGTATTTTTATCCTATTTTTTAACTTCTCTGAACCAGTTATAACACAAAGTTAATCTATCTGCTTTTCTCAAAGTCAAAAATAGCATTTATAACATAATCTTGCTCTGCCTTTGATAACTCTGGATATAATGGAATAGCAAACGTACGACAAGACAAATATTCTGATACAGGCAAATCCCCTTTTTGATATCCTAAATTCTTATAGACATTTTGTAAATGTAAAGGTACAGGATAGTATATACCAGTTGCAATTCCTTTTTCTTTTAAGTACAAAGTAAGCTCATCTCTATTCTCACTTTGTAAAATATATAAATGAAATACACTGTTTACATCATGATGTACCATTGGAGTAATGAGGTGTGTATCTTTAAGGTTTTCCGTATAATATTCTGCTAATCTCCTGCGGCTTGCATTCCATTCATCTAAATATTTTAGCTTAACATTTAAAATGGCTGCTTGTATATTGTCTAATCTTGAATTGTATCCAATAAAGTAATTATAATATTTCGCAGCGTCATATACAGTCTTGTCCTCTATATCTATATTTTCTTCTTGCTCTTCTTTTATGCCGTTTATTAAATTATATGCCGAACGTCCTAACTCACCGCTTCCATGTACTCTAAGAGCTTTTATTAACGCCGCAAGTGTCTCATCATTAGTAGTAATCATTCCCCCATCTCCAAAAGCTCCGAGATTTTTTGTAGGAAAGAAGGAAAAACACCCTATCGTCCCAATATTGCCTACCTTTTTACCTTTGTATTCTGCTCCAATTGCCTGGCAAGCGTCTTCTATAACATACAGATTATATTTATTGGCTATCGTCATGATCTCGTCCATATTTGCAGGCTGCCCAAAAATATGTACAGGTAGTATTGCTTTAGTATTCTTATTAATCTTTTCTTCAATCTTATCTGGATCAATGTTATAGGTGTCTTTTTTTATATCTACAAAAACAGGTTTTGCTCCTACCCTGGAAATAGCTTCTGCAGTGGCAAAGAAAGTAAAAGGAGATGTAATCACTTCATCTCCATCACCAATATTTAGCGCATGCAAGGCCAATACTAATGCATCCGTTCCATTAGCACAGGTAATTGCATATTTGCAGCCAATATATTCTTCCATTTTCTTTTCAAGTATTCTTATTTCTTCTCCCATAATATATTGGGCAGAAGAAATGACCTTTTGTAACCTTTCATCTATCTCATTCTTAATAGTTTCATACTGTTTTTTTAAATCTAATAAAGGAATCATCTGAGTAACTCCTATCCATATATTTTAGCTCTTTCTTTATGAATAAATCACAATCACTATTATTATTTTCGTCATAACATTGTAAAAACCTTAGAAAAATTTACAGGCAATAAAAAACAGTACGTTTTCGTACTGTCGTAATAATCTAGATTAAATTTTCATTTAAGATAAGTTGTCTTAATTCTTCTTTGCTTAAAGCCTGTACTTTTGAAGAATCTGTTGAATATTCACTGATATCATGTTTATTAACCACTGGTAAGGCTTTAACAAACGGATAGATTCTAAACATTTCATCCAATTCCTCAGCTCTTAATGCTTCTTCTTTTGTCATAAGCTCTTCGTACATTTTTTCTCCTGGTCTTAAGCCTATGGTTTCAATCTTAATTTCTTCATCCCAAGGTAAGTTGTATTTTTTTCTTGTTTCTTCAATAACAACTTCTGCTAAATCCTTTAAGTTGATAACCGGCATTTTAAGGACGAAAATATCTCCTCCCTGGGCATATTCCGTAGCTTTTAGTACCAAATTTACTGCTTGAGTAATACTCATCATAAATCTTGACATATTAGGGTCTGTAAGCGTTATTTTTTTATTTTCTAAGATTTGCTGTTTAAAAAGAGGGATCACCGATCCTCTGGATCCCATGACGTTTCCAAAACGCACCGCCGCAAATATGGGTCTTTTGCCACCTTTATAATAATCAGCAGAAGACATCAACCTCTCTGCTAAAAGCTTGGTAGCTCCCATGGTGTTAGTTGGGCTGATGGCTTTATCACTGCTTGTATAAATGACTCTTTCTACTTTTTGATTAATCGCACACTCTATGACATTCTGAGTACCGAGAACATTAGTTTTAACCGCTTCAAAAGGATTGTATTCACAGGCTGGAACATGTTTTAGGGCAGCTAAGTAAAATACAATATCAATCCCATGCATTGCCCGTTCCAATCTTTCCTTATCTCTTATGTCTCCCAACAAAAACCTGATATTCTTACGCTTTCCCAGTTCTTGTTCCATGACAAACTGTTTATACTCATCCCTACTAAATACTCGAATAACCTGTGGATTATACTCTATGAGTTTTTTTACTAACGCTTGTCCAATCGTTCCTGTCCCCCCAAGGACTAAAATCTTTTTGTTTTCAAACATTATTCCACCCACTTAACCTAAGATTGAATTTTAATAAATGCTGTAAGTAGTTTGATCTCATTTTCTTCTATCAGTGTTTCTATGGCTTTTTCAAAGTGTACCGCTGCATTATATTGAAGCTTATATAACTTTTCATTCTTTTCTAAAATACGCTGATAAGCGTTTTCTTCTTTTTCGATTATTTTAGGTTCAAATTCCTGAGCAATCTGTAATAACCCGGGCTGCTTATAGTAAAATAAAAGCTCATTGGCAAGAACAGCCTTGTTGATTGCTTCATCATTCCTGTCTAATTGGTATAATATCTTATTAAATTTTTCTCTGCTTTTTCCTTCATAATATCTCTTAAGCTCTAAAGACCACTCCAAATTTGATTTAGAGCACTTTTTTATCACTCTTAATTCCTTTAGGACATTTTTCAGTTTTTCTATTCCCTTGTAATATACATTATTCCCTTTGCTTTCCATTATAAGTTTTATCTTGTCTTTTGGATTAATATGCTGATCACAGTATTTTATAATAGTATCTTTTAATGTCATGATCTTGGTGCCTTTGATTTTAGCTCCGCCTTCTGTGGCATCTATAAAAGTATTATTGGAATGATCTTTGATATAGTTTTCAAACCAATTAAGATAATAATACAGTTGCGAACTGGTAGGAATCCTATTTCCATAAATATCTTCTACCAATAGATCCCCTGATGATTCTTTTTGATCTTCTTCGCATACTTTAGATGCTATGTCGCTATGGTGTTTTTGATCGGTAAATGCCAAATCCTGCCCTACTAAAATGAGAGGATTACATCCCATGTATGTGGCGATAGCAGTAGAACTGTTGGCAACAGACCCTCCTACTTCTATAGTATCTTGTCGTTCACCGAATATATATTCTACAAGGTTTTTAAGCTTGTCATCCGGTATGAATATTTTTTTGCCTTTCCATTCTTCGACAAGAATATGATTCCCATGAACTAAAGAAATAACTGGTATGGATAAATCCATATGGTCCTTGGCTAATTCATAGGTAATATCTTGAGGATCAATATTACACAAAAAATGAGGAATAATTCCCCTATCTAATAAGGGTTTTAATGTTCTTACTCCCGCAAAAATCACTGCTTTATCCTGTACATCTTTAAGCTCATCAATATTTTTTTCCAGGGAAGGTCCTGCCGATACGATCACCGCAGGGCAATCTTTAAAAATCTCTTTAAAAGAAATA
This is a stretch of genomic DNA from Defluviitalea raffinosedens. It encodes these proteins:
- a CDS encoding DegT/DnrJ/EryC1/StrS family aminotransferase, with the translated sequence MIPLLDLKKQYETIKNEIDERLQKVISSAQYIMGEEIRILEKKMEEYIGCKYAITCANGTDALVLALHALNIGDGDEVITSPFTFFATAEAISRVGAKPVFVDIKKDTYNIDPDKIEEKINKNTKAILPVHIFGQPANMDEIMTIANKYNLYVIEDACQAIGAEYKGKKVGNIGTIGCFSFFPTKNLGAFGDGGMITTNDETLAALIKALRVHGSGELGRSAYNLINGIKEEQEENIDIEDKTVYDAAKYYNYFIGYNSRLDNIQAAILNVKLKYLDEWNASRRRLAEYYTENLKDTHLITPMVHHDVNSVFHLYILQSENRDELTLYLKEKGIATGIYYPVPLHLQNVYKNLGYQKGDLPVSEYLSCRTFAIPLYPELSKAEQDYVINAIFDFEKSR
- a CDS encoding 6-hydroxymethylpterin diphosphokinase MptE-like protein, producing the protein MTIQIETSKSGVPTAKLQIGEKELYLHSKYDPVKEAVRNIGSLEGYGLNTVFILFGLGLGYNLYELSKYARENLIIILEPNEELYLYSKELEHIKPIIENENVISLAGNACVNIYEILKQNTSIENYNHFKLYTLPYYDKIYADFYSQLLSIIHSYNLELQVQANAIEKLSSQISRNLAENLPYIIEGYSIISFKEIFKDCPAVIVSAGPSLEKNIDELKDVQDKAVIFAGVRTLKPLLDRGIIPHFLCNIDPQDITYELAKDHMDLSIPVISLVHGNHILVEEWKGKKIFIPDDKLKNLVEYIFGERQDTIEVGGSVANSSTAIATYMGCNPLILVGQDLAFTDQKHHSDIASKVCEEDQKESSGDLLVEDIYGNRIPTSSQLYYYLNWFENYIKDHSNNTFIDATEGGAKIKGTKIMTLKDTIIKYCDQHINPKDKIKLIMESKGNNVYYKGIEKLKNVLKELRVIKKCSKSNLEWSLELKRYYEGKSREKFNKILYQLDRNDEAINKAVLANELLFYYKQPGLLQIAQEFEPKIIEKEENAYQRILEKNEKLYKLQYNAAVHFEKAIETLIEENEIKLLTAFIKIQS
- a CDS encoding UDP-N-acetylglucosamine 4,6-dehydratase family protein, with protein sequence MFENKKILVLGGTGTIGQALVKKLIEYNPQVIRVFSRDEYKQFVMEQELGKRKNIRFLLGDIRDKERLERAMHGIDIVFYLAALKHVPACEYNPFEAVKTNVLGTQNVIECAINQKVERVIYTSSDKAISPTNTMGATKLLAERLMSSADYYKGGKRPIFAAVRFGNVMGSRGSVIPLFKQQILENKKITLTDPNMSRFMMSITQAVNLVLKATEYAQGGDIFVLKMPVINLKDLAEVVIEETRKKYNLPWDEEIKIETIGLRPGEKMYEELMTKEEALRAEELDEMFRIYPFVKALPVVNKHDISEYSTDSSKVQALSKEELRQLILNENLI